In Gigantopelta aegis isolate Gae_Host chromosome 6, Gae_host_genome, whole genome shotgun sequence, the following are encoded in one genomic region:
- the LOC121375111 gene encoding receptor-type tyrosine-protein phosphatase alpha-like: MYRVRHTNPILPGPVLVHCSAGIGRTGTYIAIDILLEQMEKTNRIDVSKVMFNMRDQRKGMVQTNEQYECIFLTMLELFNYGKTSLANADFQQQYVQKKGTMIMGKKCVDELAQEVGALNETPYTDSPDKYKLYVGGQDNMFAMFPPSKLAKHGYLLVSDIKVTEDGFWKLIIEHDSFIIISLSSESGAKFIPKLSGSMTHGGTTITTRRQTSVCREITEKILHVEAKRETEAREIYHYSIHGWSSTLESSKLISILTILTEKIHKKQKDVGPHPVTIVYRDAEAKNAILLCIANNIMAGIEMDKEVEVFNNIRRFQAILPNVKITKEDFTFICNMAFDTLEASTVYANCP, translated from the exons ATGTACAGAGTTCGTCATACGAATCCAATACTTCCCGGTCCAGTGCTGGTGCACTGCAG TGCTGGCATCGGTCGAACTGGAACCTATATTGCTATAGACATCCTGCTGGAACAGATGGAGAAAACTAATCGTATTGATGTCAGTAAGGTGATGTTCAACATGAGAGACCAGCGAAAAGGAATGGTCCAGACCAAC GAACAGTACGAATGTATTTTCCTGACCATGCTGGAGCTATTTAATTATGGTAAGACCAGCCTTGCCAATGCCGATTTTCAACAGCAGTATGTACAAAAGAAAGGAACCATGATCATGGGCAAGAAATGTGTTGATGAACTAGCACAG GAAGTTGGTGCACTGAATGAAACTCCGTATACAG ATTCTCCTGACAAGTACAAGCTATATGTTGGAGGCCAAGACAATATGTTTGCAATGTTTCCGCCT tccAAACTGGCAAAACATGGATATCTTCTAGTATCGGACATAAAAGTCACAGAAGACGGGTTCTGGAAACTCATCATAGAACATGACTCGTTCATCATCATTTCTTTGAGCTCAGAG AGTGGTGCTAAATTCATCCCAAAACTGTCTGGTTCCATGACTCACGGCGGTACAACTATAACAACACGACGCCAAACATCAGTCTGTCGAGAAATTACAGAGAAGATACTACATGTTGAGGCAAAG AGAGAAACTGAGGCAAGAGAAATATACCACTACAGTATTCATGGATGGTCTTCCACCCTTGAGTCTTCAAAACTGATCTCTATTTTGACAATACTCACTGAAAAGATACACAAGAAACAGAAGGATGTTGGACCACACCCTGTGACAATTGTGTACAG GGATGCCGAGGCTAAAAATGCCATATTGCTTTGCATAGCAAACAATATCATGGCAGGTATAGAGATGGACAAAGAAGTGGAGGTTTTCAACAACATCAGGCGGTTTCAAGCCATCCTGCCTAATGTAAAAATCACCAAG GAGGACTTTACATTCATCTGCAACATGGCGTTTGATACTCTTGAAGCATCTACAGTGTACGCAAATTGTCCTTGA